The proteins below are encoded in one region of Sphingobacterium sp. R2:
- the rpmF gene encoding 50S ribosomal protein L32 yields the protein MAHPKRKTSKSRRDKRRTHYKAEAPSLTVCKETGAVHLPHRAYTVDGNLYYNGKLIIENTAVV from the coding sequence ATGGCACATCCAAAACGTAAGACTTCTAAATCAAGAAGAGACAAAAGAAGAACACATTATAAAGCTGAAGCTCCAAGCTTGACAGTATGTAAAGAAACTGGCGCAGTTCATTTACCTCACCGTGCATATACTGTAGACGGAAATTTGTACTACAACGGTAAATTGATCATTGAAAATACAGCTGTTGTCTAA
- a CDS encoding DUF177 domain-containing protein yields MKHLKQYRIPFSGLNAGKHNFEFDINKKFFDCYEHSIVKDGNLEAEVELQKQENLLILHFDIQGEILLTCDTCLKEFMSPISIQERILVKFTDEDWTDNTEEVLILSKSDHELDIAELLYEYINLAVPYIVKCEEQGQGIQCDPEMLALFTSEPESEEQKEEEIIDPRWEALRNIKNN; encoded by the coding sequence GTGAAACATCTAAAACAATATAGAATTCCCTTTTCGGGGCTCAACGCTGGAAAGCACAATTTTGAGTTTGACATTAATAAAAAGTTCTTTGACTGCTACGAACATTCAATTGTAAAAGATGGCAATCTGGAAGCAGAAGTTGAGTTGCAAAAACAGGAGAACCTGTTGATATTGCATTTTGATATCCAAGGTGAAATTCTGTTGACTTGTGATACCTGCTTAAAAGAGTTTATGTCACCGATTTCAATTCAAGAGCGGATATTAGTCAAATTCACGGATGAAGATTGGACAGATAATACCGAAGAGGTGTTGATTTTATCCAAAAGCGACCATGAGTTGGATATAGCTGAACTATTGTATGAATACATTAATTTAGCTGTTCCCTATATCGTCAAATGCGAAGAGCAGGGACAAGGCATACAATGTGATCCTGAGATGCTCGCATTATTCACAAGCGAGCCAGAATCAGAGGAACAAAAAGAAGAAGAAATTATCGACCCACGTTGGGAAGCATTGAGAAATATTAAAAATAACTAA
- a CDS encoding epoxyqueuosine reductase QueH: MENKEFVREKLTLPGEGKKLLLHSCCAPCSGEVMEALIASDIDFMIYFYNPNIHPRKEYDLRKDENIRFAEKHHIPFIDADYDVDHWFDLAKGMEQEPERGIRCTMCFDMRFEKTAEYAAANGFDVISSSLGISRWKNMEQINDCGLRAASRHEGMEYWTFNWRKKGGSARMLEVSKKEKFYMQEYCGCAYSLRDTNKWRMANGREKIELGKNYYE; the protein is encoded by the coding sequence ATGGAAAATAAGGAATTTGTAAGGGAGAAATTGACGTTACCTGGAGAAGGCAAGAAATTACTTTTACACTCCTGCTGCGCTCCTTGTTCTGGAGAAGTGATGGAAGCACTCATTGCTTCAGATATCGATTTTATGATTTATTTTTACAATCCAAACATTCATCCACGCAAAGAATATGATTTACGCAAAGACGAAAACATTCGATTTGCAGAAAAACATCATATTCCTTTTATTGATGCAGATTATGATGTAGACCATTGGTTTGATTTAGCCAAGGGGATGGAGCAGGAGCCTGAGAGAGGCATTCGCTGCACGATGTGTTTTGATATGCGTTTTGAAAAAACAGCGGAATATGCAGCGGCGAATGGCTTTGATGTGATTTCAAGTTCATTGGGCATTTCCCGCTGGAAAAATATGGAGCAAATCAACGATTGCGGCTTACGTGCGGCTTCTCGCCATGAAGGTATGGAATACTGGACCTTCAACTGGCGTAAGAAAGGTGGTTCTGCCCGTATGTTGGAAGTCTCCAAGAAGGAGAAATTCTATATGCAGGAGTATTGCGGCTGCGCTTATTCGCTGCGCGACACCAATAAATGGCGCATGGCAAATGGGCGCGAAAAGATAGAGTTAGGCAAAAATTATTATGAATAA
- a CDS encoding transglutaminase-like domain-containing protein, which translates to MNERELKSLISLLDDTDQQIIQEVEHQLKSQGPEIVPYLEKFWESSFDPHIQGRLENIIHEIQFDQTKNELQIWNLSNSFNLLEGLIILNNYQYPSYENHKIVLAIEDLKTEVWRGLHYDMTPLEQVNLMNHVLFGSFGLAGNTKDYHHPQNSYIGQVLGTKKGNPLTLSCIYSIIAQKLDIPIYGINLPKHFVLAYMDMDEEGNEQVLFYINAFNRGQVMQRSDVNSFLKQLNLYPDRAFTYPCDNVTIIKRALRNLMSAYEEHESSSKQQEIRTLFELLA; encoded by the coding sequence ATGAATGAGAGAGAGTTGAAATCGCTAATATCCCTGTTGGACGACACCGACCAACAGATTATTCAGGAAGTGGAACACCAGTTAAAAAGCCAAGGTCCTGAGATTGTACCCTATTTAGAAAAATTTTGGGAATCGAGCTTCGATCCCCATATACAAGGACGTCTGGAAAATATCATTCATGAAATTCAATTTGATCAGACCAAAAACGAGCTACAGATCTGGAACCTGAGCAACTCATTCAATCTACTGGAAGGATTAATTATCCTCAATAATTATCAATATCCTTCTTATGAAAACCATAAAATTGTTTTGGCGATAGAAGACCTCAAAACTGAGGTATGGCGAGGCCTGCATTACGACATGACTCCACTGGAACAAGTTAACCTGATGAATCACGTTCTTTTTGGATCTTTTGGCTTAGCTGGGAATACAAAGGACTATCATCACCCACAGAACTCCTATATTGGTCAGGTACTGGGCACAAAAAAAGGAAATCCCCTAACCTTATCTTGCATCTATAGCATCATTGCACAGAAACTGGACATTCCGATCTATGGAATTAATTTACCAAAGCATTTTGTGTTGGCGTATATGGATATGGACGAAGAAGGGAATGAACAAGTTCTATTTTACATCAATGCATTTAACCGCGGTCAGGTAATGCAAAGAAGTGATGTAAATTCATTTTTGAAGCAACTGAACCTATATCCAGATAGAGCGTTTACCTATCCCTGCGATAATGTTACAATCATTAAACGTGCTTTACGAAATTTGATGTCTGCATACGAAGAGCATGAAAGTTCAAGCAAGCAACAGGAAATCAGAACACTGTTTGAACTGCTTGCTTAA
- a CDS encoding ABC transporter ATP-binding protein, giving the protein MIQLKNLFKWYNVGGTRSFVLKDVSLDIAEGDFISIMGPSGSGKSTLLNIIGMLDEPDEGGYFFMGENVLEMKAKKRTQLYQSHIGYVFQAYHLLDELTVYENIETPLIYKDISSKERKAIVADMLDRFGIVGKKDLFPAQLSGGQQQIVGIARALAGSPKLLLADEPTGNLNSKQGEEIMDLFKQLNDDGVTIIQVTHSEKNAEYGKRVVNMLDGQLK; this is encoded by the coding sequence ATGATACAATTAAAAAATTTATTCAAGTGGTATAATGTAGGTGGTACACGCTCATTCGTCCTTAAAGATGTAAGTCTCGATATCGCTGAAGGCGATTTTATCTCCATCATGGGGCCATCGGGGTCTGGAAAATCGACCCTGCTGAATATTATCGGTATGCTTGATGAACCTGACGAGGGCGGGTATTTTTTTATGGGCGAGAATGTATTGGAAATGAAAGCGAAAAAAAGAACGCAGCTTTACCAGTCCCATATTGGCTATGTATTTCAAGCCTATCATCTCTTGGATGAATTGACTGTATACGAAAATATCGAAACGCCCTTGATCTATAAAGACATTTCAAGCAAAGAAAGAAAAGCCATTGTGGCCGATATGCTCGATCGTTTTGGCATCGTTGGAAAGAAAGACCTATTTCCAGCGCAGTTATCTGGGGGGCAACAACAGATTGTCGGTATTGCACGTGCATTAGCAGGTTCGCCTAAATTATTACTGGCCGATGAACCTACGGGTAATTTAAACTCCAAACAGGGTGAAGAAATCATGGATCTATTTAAACAGCTCAACGATGACGGTGTGACGATCATACAAGTAACGCATTCGGAAAAGAATGCAGAATACGGTAAAAGAGTTGTCAATATGCTGGATGGTCAGCTCAAATAA
- a CDS encoding ABC transporter permease, with the protein MAKNKLYSFIKIGGFAFGIAICMLIVLYIKHETSYNKFYPAMDRTYRLVVQLPIEGKIQRWVSLSAPVAPALKAEIPAIEQTGRILPNPLFGAGSNQLSLNDNPQSFYDDGFVYIDQSILDMFPTPMVSGTLAHALDEPNTLVITKSKAEKYFKNDPIGQTIYLNNNRSKLYTITGVIEDIPQNSTLAGYSFFMSLAGEPFYPGEQNQWLSNNYTVYVKLKPQVNIEQTEKEILRNYKAHYLPEYKKSGRKLNPLFEQAKINLQNALDIHLKSSDIDDDKVSTLNRGDIRMVWTFAIVALFILLIACINFINLSTANAATRSKEIGIRKTIGSTRTLLIGQFLLEAICYSVLSLLVGLLLSWVLLPIFNSLANKSLTIPWTSPYFFPSLLLTILIIGSLAGIYPALYLSRFKPIAALKNKTTGAKSSLFRNGLVVFQFATSIILIVSALVTNQQIRYILEKDLGFKKEQVIILRGIGTLGNQIPSLKNELKSIANVSSVSLGDFIPVPIDGVKRNGNPFWNEGRREVDMATQGQFWEIDQDYLETFGLKLTKGRNFDPKMATDSTAAIINQKLANDLGLKNPIGAKITNGDTWTVVGVVDDFIFESLKGKGYAGLCMVLRGYPSLLSIKVKPENLQETLNGINSVWNKFSPNQKINYSFLDESFASLYQDVERTKNIFSCFAIVAIFVASLGLFGLATYVTQQRTKEIGVRKVLGASTMRLLKLLSGDFIKLVFVALVIATPVAWWAMNQWLRDFNYKIDINWMYFFLAGMGAVLIALGTISYQTWKAIRTNPVDSLRDE; encoded by the coding sequence ATGGCAAAAAATAAGCTCTATTCTTTTATAAAGATCGGAGGATTTGCTTTTGGTATCGCAATCTGTATGCTCATCGTACTGTATATCAAGCATGAGACCAGTTACAACAAGTTTTATCCAGCAATGGATCGCACCTATCGTCTCGTCGTTCAGCTACCGATCGAAGGTAAAATTCAACGTTGGGTATCACTCTCGGCTCCCGTTGCCCCAGCACTGAAAGCCGAAATTCCCGCTATCGAGCAAACAGGCCGAATACTCCCTAACCCTTTATTTGGCGCCGGAAGTAACCAGCTCTCCCTGAATGATAATCCGCAAAGCTTTTATGATGATGGCTTTGTCTATATTGATCAATCTATTCTCGACATGTTTCCGACACCCATGGTTTCAGGAACTCTTGCCCACGCATTGGATGAACCCAATACACTTGTCATTACGAAAAGTAAAGCGGAAAAATACTTTAAAAATGATCCTATCGGACAGACCATTTATCTGAACAATAACAGATCCAAGCTGTATACCATTACCGGCGTGATCGAAGATATACCCCAAAACTCCACTTTAGCAGGTTATAGCTTCTTCATGTCGCTCGCAGGCGAACCCTTTTATCCCGGTGAACAGAACCAATGGCTCAGCAATAATTACACGGTCTACGTTAAATTAAAGCCGCAAGTCAATATTGAACAAACCGAAAAGGAGATTTTGAGAAATTATAAAGCGCACTATTTACCTGAATATAAAAAATCAGGACGTAAGCTCAATCCTCTATTCGAACAGGCAAAAATCAACTTACAAAATGCACTTGACATCCATTTGAAATCTTCCGATATCGATGACGATAAAGTCAGTACATTGAATCGGGGAGATATTCGCATGGTCTGGACTTTTGCCATCGTCGCATTGTTTATTCTTTTGATTGCCTGTATCAATTTTATTAACCTATCGACCGCCAATGCCGCTACAAGGTCCAAAGAAATTGGCATCCGGAAGACAATTGGTTCGACAAGGACATTATTGATCGGACAATTCCTGCTCGAGGCAATTTGTTATAGTGTATTGTCTTTGCTTGTTGGTCTATTGTTGAGTTGGGTTTTGTTGCCCATATTCAACAGTCTCGCCAATAAGTCCCTCACCATCCCATGGACATCCCCTTACTTTTTCCCATCTTTATTATTGACAATACTGATCATCGGCAGCCTGGCAGGAATCTATCCAGCTTTGTATCTATCCCGATTTAAACCGATTGCCGCATTGAAAAATAAGACCACCGGAGCCAAATCTTCATTATTCAGAAATGGGCTTGTCGTCTTTCAGTTTGCGACGTCCATCATCCTTATTGTAAGTGCCTTGGTGACCAATCAACAGATACGTTATATCCTTGAAAAAGATTTAGGTTTTAAAAAGGAGCAGGTCATTATCCTACGTGGTATTGGTACATTGGGAAATCAGATCCCAAGTCTTAAAAATGAGTTGAAGTCCATTGCAAATGTAAGTTCCGTTTCCTTAGGCGATTTTATTCCAGTCCCCATTGATGGTGTCAAAAGAAACGGCAACCCATTTTGGAATGAAGGCAGACGGGAGGTCGATATGGCCACACAGGGACAGTTCTGGGAGATTGACCAGGATTACCTTGAGACCTTCGGATTGAAACTGACCAAAGGTAGAAATTTTGATCCCAAAATGGCCACAGACAGCACGGCTGCCATCATCAACCAAAAATTGGCGAATGACCTGGGATTAAAAAATCCCATCGGAGCAAAAATAACCAATGGCGATACCTGGACAGTCGTTGGTGTTGTGGACGATTTTATTTTTGAGTCGCTGAAAGGTAAAGGATACGCTGGCTTATGTATGGTATTACGGGGTTATCCCTCACTTTTATCCATTAAAGTTAAACCCGAAAACCTACAGGAGACCCTGAACGGAATTAACAGTGTATGGAATAAATTTTCACCCAATCAAAAGATCAATTACAGTTTTTTGGATGAGAGCTTTGCTTCCCTTTATCAAGATGTTGAACGAACGAAAAATATATTCAGCTGTTTTGCAATCGTCGCCATTTTTGTGGCTTCCCTCGGTCTCTTTGGACTAGCCACCTATGTGACACAACAGCGGACAAAAGAAATCGGTGTGCGGAAGGTGCTTGGCGCAAGTACGATGAGATTACTGAAACTGCTGTCTGGAGACTTTATAAAATTGGTGTTTGTTGCCTTGGTCATTGCCACACCTGTTGCGTGGTGGGCAATGAACCAATGGCTCAGAGACTTCAACTATAAAATAGATATCAACTGGATGTACTTTTTTCTAGCTGGCATGGGCGCTGTCCTCATCGCCTTAGGTACCATTAGTTATCAGACCTGGAAGGCTATCAGGACCAACCCCGTCGATAGTCTAAGAGATGAATAA
- a CDS encoding helix-turn-helix transcriptional regulator: MTKLGEFLAKKSVNKSQIARKTGLSKARINELTMTETAKLRLDEMYLIALAIDTDPAKMMLELCEHLQLKEIKD, encoded by the coding sequence ATGACAAAACTAGGCGAGTTTCTAGCGAAGAAATCTGTGAATAAATCCCAGATTGCCCGCAAAACAGGATTAAGTAAAGCGAGAATTAATGAATTGACCATGACCGAGACCGCTAAATTACGTTTAGATGAAATGTATTTGATTGCTCTGGCCATTGATACAGATCCGGCCAAAATGATGCTTGAACTTTGCGAACATCTCCAACTGAAAGAGATTAAGGACTAG
- a CDS encoding ABC transporter permease produces MIKNHLKTAWRTLMRNRIYSLSNLVGLTIALLVFMLISSLVVDELSYDRQWSNSKALYRMRIVPKETQKGFTNNNSGAPEGISATLKAHFPEVLGYTSINSFSPKLTINKRSGQFTEINTLEVDSGFFHLFDTKIIAGNPKQVISGAKNITLTASGVQKYFGGKDVLGSTFYNKPQEGEPEAYYVNAIIEDMPHNSSFQAEAFVLMPKVNEFNPEKSGSLQTQILLLKSTTDVQSFSDKINKWYNTQKLGDWTKEHNLFIEPITDIHLRSITGWENPMQDIYLLAGIGILILVLVSINYINLSFAHALKRTQQIGIRKVLGASRKNVILQMGLESTILFAGSFMIAFLSYVLISPAFEHYLEHPLTMSYQHSLFMFVGLLSMWIILGWLCSLPTALSLSKTRPSLELRKQLSFFKLPLNMAFTKVLVIVQFAIAIVVAICMVSMRAQLHYLYNKDLGYAPKNLLTINYTSWEGKDQAFKQELLKHSYISSVSLTSWTPFSGSVDFKTVKDPINPNEELPVVFVYADYDYIKTMGIKLLNGRPLSADYALDRPFTDSIQAEQQVFTNMLVSEQTAQRLSLKLNKSNEPLNNTPVGIFKEFNGASLKFPIGPFAIKAQNEWEGSCMLIRVEEGKKKEALALVNSTWNNFFPNRIAQINWQEDQVQHQYNKEKKQYQQLALFTGASMLIAILGIVAIAIYTLERRVKEIGIRKVLGASVNTITYMISKSFILLLLIAILIALPIAWWFIHKWLENFYYHIDVPIALFVFTGLFMGLTTLTIIAIRIFQTARINPVNSLRDE; encoded by the coding sequence ATGATAAAGAACCATCTTAAAACCGCCTGGCGGACATTGATGCGCAATCGTATCTATTCGCTATCAAACCTCGTTGGTTTAACGATTGCCCTGCTGGTTTTTATGCTAATCAGTTCACTTGTCGTTGATGAGCTTTCCTACGACAGACAATGGAGCAACTCCAAAGCGCTCTACAGAATGCGAATTGTGCCCAAAGAAACGCAGAAAGGATTCACAAACAATAATTCGGGAGCTCCTGAAGGTATCTCTGCAACATTAAAAGCTCATTTCCCAGAAGTACTTGGCTATACTTCAATCAATTCATTTTCACCAAAATTAACAATAAACAAGCGCTCAGGGCAATTTACCGAAATCAATACGCTGGAAGTCGACAGCGGCTTTTTCCATCTTTTTGATACAAAAATTATCGCAGGTAATCCGAAACAGGTTATTTCCGGAGCAAAAAATATCACATTGACAGCTTCTGGGGTACAAAAATACTTCGGTGGCAAAGACGTGCTCGGTAGCACATTCTACAATAAACCTCAAGAAGGGGAACCCGAAGCTTATTATGTTAATGCCATTATTGAGGATATGCCCCATAACTCTTCCTTCCAGGCAGAAGCCTTCGTGCTGATGCCTAAGGTGAATGAATTCAATCCCGAAAAAAGTGGTTCGTTACAAACACAAATTCTATTGCTCAAAAGTACAACTGATGTTCAAAGTTTTTCAGACAAGATAAACAAGTGGTATAATACGCAAAAACTAGGTGATTGGACGAAAGAGCACAATCTTTTTATTGAGCCCATCACAGATATACACTTGCGAAGTATTACAGGTTGGGAAAACCCGATGCAAGACATTTATCTGCTAGCAGGAATAGGGATCTTGATCCTTGTATTGGTCAGTATCAATTATATCAACTTGAGCTTTGCCCATGCACTCAAACGCACACAGCAGATCGGTATACGCAAAGTACTGGGAGCAAGCCGAAAAAATGTGATCCTACAAATGGGCCTAGAGAGTACCATACTCTTTGCCGGCTCTTTTATGATTGCATTTTTGAGTTACGTGCTTATCAGTCCTGCATTTGAACACTATTTAGAACATCCATTGACCATGAGCTACCAACATTCCCTATTCATGTTTGTTGGATTGCTATCCATGTGGATCATTCTGGGCTGGCTTTGTAGCCTACCTACGGCCTTGTCACTATCAAAAACACGGCCGTCCCTAGAACTTCGGAAACAGCTTTCTTTCTTCAAGCTCCCGCTAAATATGGCATTTACCAAAGTGCTGGTGATTGTACAGTTTGCCATTGCCATCGTCGTAGCGATTTGTATGGTGTCCATGCGGGCACAATTGCATTACCTGTACAACAAAGATCTTGGCTATGCCCCCAAAAATCTCTTGACCATCAATTATACCTCCTGGGAGGGAAAAGATCAGGCGTTCAAACAAGAGCTATTAAAACATTCGTATATTTCTTCGGTCAGTCTCACAAGCTGGACGCCCTTTAGTGGCAGTGTAGATTTTAAAACAGTAAAAGACCCTATCAATCCGAACGAAGAACTCCCAGTTGTATTTGTCTATGCGGATTATGATTACATCAAAACAATGGGTATAAAGCTCCTGAATGGCCGGCCTTTAAGTGCGGACTATGCGCTGGATAGGCCATTTACGGATTCGATACAGGCCGAGCAACAGGTCTTTACCAATATGCTCGTTTCCGAACAGACCGCCCAACGGCTGTCTTTAAAACTTAATAAGAGCAATGAGCCTTTAAACAATACACCCGTAGGCATATTTAAAGAGTTCAACGGAGCAAGTCTAAAGTTTCCGATCGGTCCTTTTGCGATTAAAGCGCAAAATGAATGGGAAGGCAGCTGTATGCTTATCCGCGTAGAAGAAGGTAAGAAAAAGGAAGCTTTAGCACTGGTAAACAGCACGTGGAACAACTTTTTCCCTAACCGGATAGCGCAGATCAACTGGCAGGAAGATCAGGTACAGCATCAGTATAACAAAGAGAAAAAGCAGTACCAACAATTGGCACTTTTTACAGGAGCTAGTATGCTGATTGCTATCTTAGGGATCGTAGCCATTGCCATTTATACGTTAGAACGAAGAGTAAAAGAAATTGGTATCCGTAAAGTGCTCGGTGCTTCGGTAAATACGATCACCTATATGATTTCCAAATCATTTATTTTACTCCTGCTGATAGCAATTCTGATCGCTTTGCCCATAGCATGGTGGTTTATACACAAATGGCTGGAAAACTTTTACTACCATATCGATGTTCCGATTGCTCTCTTTGTTTTCACGGGATTGTTTATGGGTTTGACGACATTAACGATTATTGCTATCCGGATATTCCAGACAGCCCGCATCAATCCCGTAAATAGTTTGCGGGATGAATAA
- a CDS encoding ABC transporter permease — MNFTNFKIAWRNIGKKKVQNLINLIGLTCGITFLLLVSAYVWDVHQVNSTIKNIDRQFLLQSKYKKEGFGINLTTLGALPKALHEEYPNLVSNYYRIDGLTGIVANGATVHEEGMSLGDPSLLTMFGFHILAGNANTALNNPFSVVISDKAAIKYFGHVDVLGKSLQIKNFKGEKQDFEITAIIKSDVQNAIMDLTKNMHADIFLPIINEQFFGRSIDNWNNPYIAGYIELKPGVSLNRVDAAIETLVRKNTDKEFSSEYSPDLKPLKTYYLDDNQGAVRKMIQTLVWTAIFILIMAIINFVNFSIAQHITRLKEIGVRKMMGSSRMQLIRQLMTEYILIVAIAALISLPIYFITSPIFEHVLMRKLPSLVELPIYFFGLLVIMTLFIGLSAGLYPAIKLSNVAILPAVKSQFSTLGGKQLVRKILLFFQFGVALLLLVCTLIISKQVDLFLHSNLGYNKDYLLTVQVPRDWSVNGVRKMETVQQELSQQPEVKSISLSYETPGLLGSNMQPAFGTTDDREIQVQRITSDSHFLETYEIPLVAGTFLPKNYVANANNNPVVINKKAMNDFGFKNAEQAIGQQIALADPSYKMTIVGVADNFVANSLHQASPPIVWTDVQESLQYRYFSIRLQQGSLSNAVQQLEKKWKTLLPDAPFEYQFMDERIKNLYETELQLHRASHIATVVSLLIVVLGLTGLISLSIHLRNKEVGIRKVLGASLAHLMLLFSKEYYGIFLFAALTTVPLSYLLMQYWLQNYIIRIEINAFTYLLPLGTLIGLLSLLVGIIVFRSTRFNPVEKLRDE; from the coding sequence ATGAACTTTACAAACTTCAAGATTGCGTGGCGAAATATCGGAAAGAAAAAAGTCCAAAATCTGATCAATCTAATTGGATTGACCTGCGGTATTACTTTTCTACTACTTGTAAGTGCCTATGTATGGGATGTACACCAAGTGAATAGCACTATCAAAAATATTGATCGGCAATTTTTGTTGCAAAGCAAGTATAAGAAAGAAGGATTTGGTATTAACTTAACCACACTAGGGGCGCTCCCCAAAGCCTTGCATGAGGAGTATCCCAATCTGGTCTCTAACTATTATCGGATTGATGGATTGACCGGTATCGTAGCAAACGGTGCGACAGTACATGAAGAAGGCATGTCTCTTGGAGATCCCAGTCTATTGACGATGTTCGGATTTCATATTCTGGCGGGCAATGCCAATACGGCATTAAATAATCCCTTTTCAGTTGTTATAAGTGACAAAGCAGCCATAAAATATTTCGGGCATGTGGATGTACTCGGCAAATCGCTACAGATAAAAAATTTCAAGGGTGAAAAGCAGGATTTTGAAATTACAGCAATCATCAAATCCGATGTTCAAAATGCCATTATGGATCTCACAAAGAATATGCATGCCGACATATTTTTACCGATCATCAATGAGCAATTCTTTGGCCGATCGATAGACAATTGGAATAACCCTTATATTGCCGGTTACATCGAATTGAAACCAGGTGTAAGCTTGAATCGTGTAGATGCCGCCATTGAAACGTTGGTAAGAAAAAATACCGATAAGGAATTTTCCAGTGAATATAGCCCTGATCTAAAACCATTGAAAACTTATTATTTGGATGACAACCAAGGGGCCGTCCGTAAAATGATACAGACGCTGGTTTGGACTGCCATCTTCATCTTGATCATGGCCATCATCAATTTCGTCAATTTTAGTATTGCTCAGCACATTACGCGATTAAAGGAAATCGGTGTTCGAAAGATGATGGGATCATCTCGCATGCAGCTTATTAGACAGCTGATGACCGAATATATTCTGATTGTGGCCATAGCAGCATTGATCAGTCTTCCAATTTATTTCATCACAAGTCCAATCTTCGAACATGTCTTGATGCGCAAGCTACCCTCGTTGGTGGAATTACCAATTTACTTTTTTGGTCTACTGGTTATAATGACGTTGTTCATTGGTCTATCAGCGGGGCTCTATCCAGCCATTAAACTTTCCAATGTCGCAATACTTCCGGCAGTCAAAAGCCAGTTTTCGACGCTGGGGGGCAAACAGCTGGTCCGAAAAATTCTTTTGTTTTTTCAATTTGGGGTAGCCTTGCTCCTGCTTGTCTGCACCTTAATTATTTCCAAACAAGTGGATCTATTTCTCCATAGCAATCTAGGCTACAACAAAGACTACTTATTAACCGTTCAGGTACCTAGAGATTGGTCCGTAAATGGTGTTCGCAAAATGGAGACCGTACAACAGGAACTCAGCCAACAGCCAGAAGTAAAATCAATAAGCTTATCTTATGAAACTCCCGGATTGCTTGGGTCCAATATGCAGCCTGCCTTCGGGACGACAGATGACAGAGAAATCCAGGTACAACGGATTACAAGTGATAGTCATTTTTTGGAAACGTATGAGATACCACTAGTTGCTGGAACTTTTCTCCCTAAAAACTATGTTGCCAATGCGAATAACAATCCAGTTGTTATCAATAAAAAGGCCATGAATGATTTTGGTTTTAAAAATGCCGAGCAAGCTATTGGTCAGCAAATTGCTCTGGCTGATCCCAGTTACAAAATGACTATTGTGGGCGTTGCAGACAATTTTGTTGCCAATTCACTTCATCAGGCCTCTCCTCCTATCGTCTGGACAGATGTACAGGAAAGCTTACAATATCGATACTTTAGCATCCGTTTACAGCAAGGCTCCCTTTCCAATGCAGTACAACAACTCGAAAAAAAGTGGAAAACGTTGTTGCCCGATGCTCCATTCGAATATCAATTTATGGATGAACGTATCAAAAATTTATATGAAACTGAGCTGCAGTTGCATCGCGCTTCCCACATTGCTACGGTTGTTTCGCTGCTGATTGTTGTATTGGGACTTACCGGATTAATATCGCTTTCCATCCATCTGCGCAATAAAGAAGTCGGCATTCGTAAAGTACTTGGGGCTTCCCTAGCACATTTGATGTTGCTCTTTTCGAAAGAGTACTACGGAATCTTCCTATTTGCGGCATTAACGACAGTTCCACTGAGTTATCTATTGATGCAATACTGGCTGCAAAATTACATTATCAGAATAGAAATCAATGCGTTTACCTACTTGTTACCATTGGGGACTTTGATTGGTTTGCTGAGTTTATTGGTGGGCATTATTGTATTTCGATCAACTCGGTTTAATCCCGTTGAAAAATTACGAGATGAATAA